The nucleotide sequence CGGGGAAGGCTCTTGATTGGGGAAAGATCGGGGGGATCCACCCCGGGAAGCCATGGATCCTTGCGGGGGGTCTCACTGCCGGGAATGTCGCCGCCGCGATCCGCGCCTCCCGTCCCGATGCCGTCGACGTCGCCAGCGGGGTGGAAACCATCCCCGGGAAAAAGGACCCGATGAAGGTAAAGTATTTCATTAAGAACGCAACGGAAGAGTTTGATATTGCGGGAAAACATAAAATATAAATATCCGGATAGCCTCGGGCACTTCGGCCCGTTCGGCGGCCGTTATGTCGCGGAAACGCTCATGACGGCGCTTATCGAGCTGGAGGCGGCCTACCGGAAGGCCGCACGGGACCGCCGGTTCGCCGCGGAGCTTGCCGGCCTGCTGCGGGATTACGCGGGGCGTCCGACGCCGCTTTACTACGCAAAGCGCCTGACGGAAAAAGCGAAGGGCGCAAGGATCTTCCTCAAGCGCGAGGACCTCGCGCACACCGGCGCCCACAAGATCAACAACACCCTCGGGCAGGGGCTTCTCGCCCTGCGCATGGGGAAACTGCGGATCATCGCCGAGACGGGGGCGGGGCAGCATGGGGTCGCGACCGCCACCGTCTGCGCGAAGATGGGCGTCGCCTGCGCGGTGTACATGGGCACGGAGGACATCCGTCGCCAGGAGCTGAACGTGTTCCGGATGCGCCTTCTGGGCGCGGAGGTGATTCCGGTCGAATCCGGGAGCAGGACGCTCAAGGACGCGATGAACGAGGCGCTCCGGGACTGGGTGACCAACGTCCGGACGACCCACTATCTCATCGGATCGACGGCCGGGCCGCACCCGTACCCGATGATGGTCCGCGACTTCCAGACCGTGATCGGCAAGGAGGCGAAGCGGCAGTTCCGTAGGGCCGCAGGCGGACTTCCTTCCGCCGTGGTCGCGTGCGTCGGCGGGGGGAGCAACGCCATGGGCATCTTCACCCCCTTCATTTCCGATAAAAACGTCCGCCTGGTGGGCGTCGAGGCGGCAGGCCTCGGCCTGTCCTCCGGCCGGCACGGCGCGACCCTTTGCCGGGGACAGGTCGGCGTTCTCCACGGCAGCAAGTCCTTCGTGATCCAGGACGAGGACGGCCAGATCCGGGAGGCGCACTCCATCTCCGCGGGGCTCGATTACCCGGGCGTGGGCCCCGAGCACGCTTTCCTGAAAACCACGGGAAGGGCCGAATACGTCGCCGTGACGGACGATCAGGCGCTGGAAGGATTCGATCTCCTTTCGCGTTACGAGGGGATCTTGCCCGCCCTGGAATCCTCCCACGCAGTCGCTTTCGGGTTCCGTCTTGCACGCCGAATGCGGCGGTCCCAGACGATCGTCATCAACCTCTCGGGGAGGGGAGACAAGGACATCGGGATCATCGCCGGGCGATCGGGGGGGAAACGTGTCGCGAATTGACGGGACCTTCGCCTCCCTCAAGGAGCGCGGAGAAAAGGGACTGGTCGTCTACCTGACGGCGGGGGACCCGGACGGGCGCAACTCCCTTTCCTACTTCCGCGCCGCCGCCGACGGGGGAGCGGACCTCATCGAGGTGGGGATCCCCTTTTCCGACCCGATGGCCGACGGACCCACGATCCAGGCCGCCGCCCGGCGCGCCCTGAACGCGGGGATGACCACGGCGCGCGCCCTTTCCCTGATTTCCGGGTTCCGCGGGACGCACCCCACGCCGGTGGTCATCTTCGGGTATTACAACCCGTTCTTCCGGTACGGCGCCAGGCGGTTCTGCCGGGACGCGCGCGCCGCTGGAGCGGACGGGATCCTCGTCGTCGACCTGCCGACCGAGGAATCCCAGGAAATGCTGCCGGAGATCCGGCGGGCGGGTCTGGACTGGGTTCCTCTGGTTTCCCCGACGAGCGGCCCCGACCGGATCCGCCGGGCGGTCGCATTAGGTTCCGGATTCCTGTACCTTATATCTTTGACCGGCATCACGGGGGCGCGGAAGGCGCTTCCGCCGGGAATCTCCGCGTGGGCAAGAGCGGTGAAGGAGCAGACCTCCCTTCCCATTGCGGTGGGATTCGGCATCTCCACGCCCGGGATGGCAAGGGCGGCGGCGCGAACCGCCGACGCCGCGGTTGTCGGAAGTGCCTGCGTCAAGGTCGTGGAGACGCGCGGCGCGTCACGGACCGGGCCGGACGCTCTGCGGCGGTTCGTGCGATCCCTCAAAAACGAATTGAGGTGACCAAAGATGCCCATCCGGCTGTTCCGCAGAAAGGAAGAAGGGGAAAAGAAGACCAAGATCCCGGAAGGGATGTGGATCAAGTGCAACGCCTGCCTCGAGATCATCTACAAACCCGAGGTCGAGCGGAACCTGAATGTCTGCCCGAAGTGCAACTACCATTTCCGCATCCCGGCGATGGAGCGGATCCGTGCGGTGACCGACGAAGGGACCTTCCAGGAATTCGGCGAGGACCTCGAATCCGTCGACATGCTTTCCTTTACCGATACCAAGAAGTACACGGACCGGCTCAAGGAGGCCAAGAAGAAGACGGGAAGGAAGGAAGCGGTCATCACCGGAGCGGCGAAAATCAACGGGATCGACATCGTCCTCGCCGTCCTCGACTTCGAGTTCCTCGGAGGGTCCATGGGATGCGTGGTGGGGGAGAAGGTCGCCGTCGCCGCGGAGGCCGCGAAGGAACTTTCCCGCCCCCTCATCATTTTCAGCGCGTCCGGCGGGGCGAGGATGCAGGAGGGGACGCTCTCCCTCATGCAGATGGCCAAGACCAGCGCCGCCCTGGCCAAGCTCTCCGACGCCCGCATTCCGTTCCTCAGCGTCCTGACGGACCCGACCACCGGGGGAGTCGCGGCGAGCTTCGCCATGCTGGGGGACATCATCATCTCGGAACCGGGGGCCCTCATCGGGTTCGCCGGGCCGCGGGTCATCGAGCAGACGATCAAGCAGAAACTGCCGGAGGGGTTCCAGCGTGCCGAGTTCCTTCTCGAGCACGGGATGATCGACATCATCGTGGAGCGGACACGGCTCAAGCCCACGCTCACCCAGGTTCTCCGGTTCCTGACGGCGCCTCCCGGGAAATGACGGGAAGGATAGGTCCCGGGCGGCCGGAAGCGATCCAGCCGGGTCTCGAGCGGATTCTCGCGGCGTTCGAGAGGTCGGGGCATCCCGAACGCGCCTTCCGGATTCTTCACATCGCAGGCACGAACGGGAAGGGTTCGACGGCCTCTTTCCTCGAGGCGATCCTCCGGCGGCTGCCTGCGGGACCGGTTGGGCTGTATACTTCCCCCCATCTCCTTTCCCCCGAGGAGAGGATCCGCATCGACGGCGAGAACATCCCCGCCGAATCGCTGCACCATGCGCTCCGGAGGGCATCGGTGCTGTCGCGCGAGGTGGCGGAAGCCTGCGGCGGCATGCTTTCCTATTTCGAGGAGATGACCTGGGCGGCGTGCGACTGGTTCCGGAGGAGAAAGGCGCCCCTGGTGGTCATGGAAGCGGGGCTTGGGGGCCGTTGGGACGCAACGAATGCCTGCGTGCCGGAGATTTCCGTCATCACGACCGTGGGAATCGACCACAGGGAGTGGCTCGGGAAAACGATCCGGGAAATCACCGCCGAGAAGACGGGGATCTTTCGACCCGGGGTCCCGGTCCTCTTGGGCCGGCTGGCGTCCGCCGCGCGCGGTGTCGCCGTCCGAAAGGCGGAGGAGATAGGAGCACCGGTCTGGGAATTGGGGCGTCATTTCCGTTGGGAAGATTGCGGCAATAGGCGCATCCGCATCCATCTGCCCGGGCTCACGATCCCCGAAAATCGTCCAGGAATGGACGGCGATTTTCAACGCGACAACGCGGCGCTTGCCTGCGCCGCTGCTTGGCGATGGGCTTCGAATAGAGGGATGTCGGTGGAAGACTTCCGGCACGCGGCGAGAGAGGGGATCGCCTGCGCCCGCTGGCCCGGACGGTTCTCCCCGTTGCCGGGGAGAAAAAACCGTAGAGTATGGACGGACGGAGCGCACAACCCCCAGGCCGCCCGGGCCCTGGCGCGCGAACTGGTGAAGATGAAGTCGAGCGGAAAGTTCACCGGGATCATCGCGCTCTGGAGCATGCTCGGGGACAAGGATCTGTCCGGGTTCCTGCGGGAGCTATCCGGAGTCGTGGATGGATGGGTCGTTTATCCCATGGAACACGAACGTGCGGCTGCGCTGGGGGAACTTGCCGCCGCCTGCAGGAAAAGGAAGTTCCAGGCGCGGCAAGGATCCGGTTTCCGGGAGGGGTGGGAGATCGCCCGGCAGTGGGCTGGCCCCGGTGGGATGGTGATCGTTTGCGGTTCTCTGGCCGCGGTGGGGGAGGCGTTCCGGGCCCGCGTCGGGGGATTACCGTGAACATCGGTTCGGTACGCGCGGCTGCAATCCTCCTTCTTTTCCTTCCATTCGCAGTTCCCGCGTCCGCGGCGACCGCCATCCCCGGAGGGATGCTTACCAAAGCGCGCACCGGCTCCGAAGTCCTGCTCGGCGGGCCCGTGACCCTGAACGCGGACTCGCTTGCATACGACGACAATACGGGGGTCGCCTACGCCGAGGGAAACGTCGAGATCGGATTCGGCAACCGGAGCATCCGTGCGGACCGCATCCGATACGATTCCCGAAGCGGCGAGGCGGAGCTGATCGGGCGGGTTCATTACAAGGACGCCGGAGACGAGTTCTCCTTCGACCGTATCGTCCTGAACATCGATACCGAGCTCGGGGTCCTGTACAACGGAACCATACTCCTTAGCAACAACAATTATCAGATCTCCAGCGAAAGGTTCGAGAAGACCGGGGGAAGAACCTTCCGGATTCAGAAAGGGACCCTCACGACCTGCCCCTGCGACCCGGAGCCCGACTGGAAGTTCGAAGTGAGGCGATCGCAGGTCACCATGGACGGCTACGCCGTCGGAAAGGACGTGACGTTCAAGGTCCGCGGAGTCCCCGTCCTCTGGCTGCCGTGGGCGGCGTTTCCCGTAAAGCTTAGCCGACAGAGCGGTTTCCTGATGCCGAGCTTTTCCAGCAGCGGGACGAAGGGAACCTCCTTCCAGCTGCCGTACTACTGGGCGATCAACCGGTGGAGCGACGCGACCCTCACGATCGAGGACATGAGCCGGCGGGGTTTTCGGCCGGAAGTCGAGTACCGGTATATCCTGAATCCCACCTCGGAGGGCAAGGCGTACGCATCGTTCTTTCATGACAAGAAGGCGGATCACGACCGGTACCGGCTCAACGGGATCAGTACGTACCGGGACGGAGGAAGCTTCACCTCGAACGTCAAGTGGGACCTGGCTTCCGACGACCTGTATTACGTCAACCTGGTCGATGACGACATCCTGAGGACGGGAAGGCACGTTCCTTCCAGGGGGTTCCTCGCTTACGGATCCGAGCAGAGCGTGGCGGCGATGTCCGCGGTCTATGTCAACGACGTGCAGGGAACACCCGACGACAACACGGTTCAGCGACTGCCCGAATTTTCATTGACCTTCCTTCCCCGGACGTTTGGCAAGACGGCGATCGAAGCCAGTGGGGAGATGAGCGCGACCTACTTCTATCGACGTGTCGGGGATCGCGAGCTGCGAGGAAGGGGGTACGCGGAAATCTCGCGAACCTATACCTTATACCCATCGGTCACGTTCACTCCCTACCTTTCCGTCGACATGCTGGGCTCGTACCCCGCATCGAGCGAAACCGGCGCCGAGAAGGAAGGGAGGGTTCTTCCCGGCGGTGGGGGAAAGCTGGAAGCCGATTTCCGAAGGAATTTCGAGGGGGTCGCCGGGACCCGGCTGATCCACGCGGTTCAAACGACCACCTCGTTCCACTGGATCCCGGCGGTTGACCAGAAAGCCATCCCCCTCACGGACGAATGGTCCCGCGTCGGCGAACAGCAGCAGTTCACTTTTTCCGTGACCCAGAGGCTCCTGCGGGTCGACAATGTAACGGGACCACATGAGATTGCTTTCCTCTCGGTGGAGTGGGCGCTGGACGTGGGAGAGAGAAAACCCACGGGGTCTCCTTATATCGACCCCTTGGCGCCCTTCGTCAGGTCGCTGCGGGACCAGATCGACCTCGCTGCGGGACGGTCGACGGGCCGGCAAGCGGCCTCCGACATCTATACCCGGTTCCAGGTGCGGCCCGCCCCGAAATGGATCGTCTCTGGAGAGACGTTGTTCGACGCGGGTCCGGGAAAATTCACCACCGCGGCGATCGGAGGGGAGTGGAAGCAGACGGAGGAAAGCCGGGCACTCCTCGAATACCGGAAATCGCGAGATCTTGCCGAGGATGTCAACGGCCTCTTTGCGGTGCGGCTGCACAGGGTTCTAGGATTGAAGACCAACGTGAATTATTCTATGAAGAATAAGGAGTTGACCGAAGGCAAGGCCACGCTCACCCTTTACCCGCGCAGCGATTGCTGGAGCGTCGGGCTGGAAGCCGGCCGCAAGACGAGGCCCGACGAAAGCAGCTACAAGCTCCTCTTCTCTCTGAAGGGGATCGGGACGATCGGGAACTAGGAAAGTTGAAGCGAAGGATGCTCATCACCGGCGCGAACGGCCTGCTGGGGAGGGAATTGTTCGACCTCTTCCACAAGGAGCACGAGGTGCGCCCAACCGACGAAAGGGAGTGCGACGTCACGAGTCCCATGGAGTGCAGAAGGGCCGTCGGGGGGTTCCGCCCCCATGTCGTCCTGCATTGCGCAGCGTACACGGCGGTCGACAGGGCGGAAAGCGAGGAGGCGAGGGCCCTTGCCGTGAACCGCGACGGCACCCGGAACGTGGCCCGCGAGTGCCGCGAGCACGGCGCCTTCCTGGTGACCTTCGGAACCGATTATGTTTTCGACGGGAACTCCTCCCGCCCGTACGCGGAGGACGATGTCGCGCGCCCCCTGTCCGCCTACGGAAGGAGCAAGTGGGCGGCTGAAGAGGCGTTGAGGACGGAGATGCCGGAACACCTGCTCATCCGTTCGCAGTGGCTGTACGGCCCGCACGGCGGGAATTTCGTCTTCGCCATCCTGGACAAGGCGAGACGAGGGGAGCCGCTCCGCGTCGTCTCCGACCAGAAAGGGTGCCCGACCTTTGCGCGCGACCTGGCGGCGGCCACGAAGCGGTTGCTGGACGCCGGCGCACGGGGGACCTTTCACTTCTCGAACGAAGGAGAGACCACGTGGTATGAAT is from Deltaproteobacteria bacterium RBG_16_64_85 and encodes:
- a CDS encoding tryptophan synthase subunit beta, which produces MKYKYPDSLGHFGPFGGRYVAETLMTALIELEAAYRKAARDRRFAAELAGLLRDYAGRPTPLYYAKRLTEKAKGARIFLKREDLAHTGAHKINNTLGQGLLALRMGKLRIIAETGAGQHGVATATVCAKMGVACAVYMGTEDIRRQELNVFRMRLLGAEVIPVESGSRTLKDAMNEALRDWVTNVRTTHYLIGSTAGPHPYPMMVRDFQTVIGKEAKRQFRRAAGGLPSAVVACVGGGSNAMGIFTPFISDKNVRLVGVEAAGLGLSSGRHGATLCRGQVGVLHGSKSFVIQDEDGQIREAHSISAGLDYPGVGPEHAFLKTTGRAEYVAVTDDQALEGFDLLSRYEGILPALESSHAVAFGFRLARRMRRSQTIVINLSGRGDKDIGIIAGRSGGKRVAN
- a CDS encoding tryptophan synthase subunit alpha → MSRIDGTFASLKERGEKGLVVYLTAGDPDGRNSLSYFRAAADGGADLIEVGIPFSDPMADGPTIQAAARRALNAGMTTARALSLISGFRGTHPTPVVIFGYYNPFFRYGARRFCRDARAAGADGILVVDLPTEESQEMLPEIRRAGLDWVPLVSPTSGPDRIRRAVALGSGFLYLISLTGITGARKALPPGISAWARAVKEQTSLPIAVGFGISTPGMARAAARTADAAVVGSACVKVVETRGASRTGPDALRRFVRSLKNELR
- a CDS encoding acetyl-CoA carboxylase subunit beta, translating into MRLFRRKEEGEKKTKIPEGMWIKCNACLEIIYKPEVERNLNVCPKCNYHFRIPAMERIRAVTDEGTFQEFGEDLESVDMLSFTDTKKYTDRLKEAKKKTGRKEAVITGAAKINGIDIVLAVLDFEFLGGSMGCVVGEKVAVAAEAAKELSRPLIIFSASGGARMQEGTLSLMQMAKTSAALAKLSDARIPFLSVLTDPTTGGVAASFAMLGDIIISEPGALIGFAGPRVIEQTIKQKLPEGFQRAEFLLEHGMIDIIVERTRLKPTLTQVLRFLTAPPGK
- a CDS encoding dTDP-4-dehydrorhamnose reductase → MLITGANGLLGRELFDLFHKEHEVRPTDERECDVTSPMECRRAVGGFRPHVVLHCAAYTAVDRAESEEARALAVNRDGTRNVARECREHGAFLVTFGTDYVFDGNSSRPYAEDDVARPLSAYGRSKWAAEEALRTEMPEHLLIRSQWLYGPHGGNFVFAILDKARRGEPLRVVSDQKGCPTFARDLAAATKRLLDAGARGTFHFSNEGETTWYEFAAFLLAHACPEPVSITPVPAAELLYPAPRPAYSVLNKEKYRTVTGDTPRRWEDAVTEFLKNTYEGGIAG